In the genome of Fulvivirga maritima, one region contains:
- a CDS encoding fumarate reductase/succinate dehydrogenase flavoprotein subunit translates to MKLDSKIPEGPIAEKWSKHKFNIKLVNPANKRKYDIIVVGTGLAGASAAASFGELGYNVKAFCFQDSPRRAHSIAAQGGINAAKNYQNDGDSVFRLFYDTVKGGDYRSREANVHRLSEVSVDIIDQCVAQGVPFAREYGGLLANRSFGGAQVSRTFYARGQTGQQLLLGAYSALSRQIANGKVKMYPREEMLDLVMVDGKARGIVTRNLITGKIESHSAHAVVLATGGYGNVFYLSTNAMGSNATAAWRAHKKGAYFANPCFTQIHPTCIPVSGDHQSKLTLMSESLRNDGRVWVPKEVSDAEKIRRGELKPTDLPEEKRDYYLERRYPAFGNLVPRDVASRNAKNMCDDGKGVSKSGLAVFLDFADAIKRDGRSTIEGKYGNLFDMYQQITGENPYETPMMIYPAVHYTMGGLWVDYNLMTTVDGLYSLGECNFSDHGANRLGASALMQGLADGYFVIPYTIGDYLAKMSYDKVPTDHEAFKQAEADVKGKIEKLLSIKGEKTVDDFHKALGNIMWEYCGMSRNEAGLKKAKVEIQKLREEFWQNVNVIGSSDELNISLEKANRVADFLELGELMVDDALHRSESCGGHFREESQTEEGEAKRKDDEFSFVSAWEYTGPEAPATLHKEELVFENVKLTQRSYK, encoded by the coding sequence ATGAAATTAGATTCTAAAATACCAGAAGGCCCAATAGCCGAGAAATGGTCAAAGCATAAATTCAATATAAAATTAGTAAACCCTGCCAATAAGCGAAAGTATGACATCATTGTGGTCGGTACAGGTTTGGCAGGAGCTTCAGCCGCAGCCTCTTTTGGTGAACTAGGTTATAACGTGAAAGCCTTCTGCTTTCAGGATAGCCCCAGAAGAGCGCACAGTATTGCTGCACAAGGTGGTATAAACGCTGCTAAAAACTATCAGAATGATGGTGACAGCGTTTTCCGTTTGTTCTACGATACCGTAAAAGGAGGTGACTACAGATCAAGAGAAGCTAACGTACACAGACTTTCTGAAGTAAGTGTAGACATTATAGACCAGTGTGTGGCTCAAGGTGTTCCTTTTGCCAGAGAATACGGTGGTTTATTAGCTAACAGATCTTTTGGTGGAGCGCAGGTTTCCAGAACCTTCTACGCCAGGGGCCAAACCGGACAACAGCTTCTACTAGGTGCCTACAGTGCGCTAAGCAGACAAATCGCTAATGGTAAAGTAAAAATGTACCCTCGCGAAGAAATGCTTGACCTGGTAATGGTAGACGGAAAAGCCAGAGGTATTGTAACCAGAAACCTGATCACAGGTAAAATAGAGTCACATAGTGCTCATGCCGTAGTTTTGGCTACGGGAGGTTACGGTAACGTATTCTACCTTTCTACTAATGCTATGGGCTCTAATGCTACCGCAGCATGGAGAGCACATAAAAAGGGCGCTTACTTTGCTAACCCTTGCTTCACGCAGATACACCCTACCTGTATTCCTGTTTCTGGAGATCACCAGTCAAAATTAACTTTGATGTCTGAATCTCTAAGAAATGATGGACGCGTATGGGTTCCTAAAGAAGTATCTGATGCTGAAAAAATCAGAAGAGGAGAATTAAAACCTACTGATCTTCCTGAAGAAAAAAGAGATTATTATCTGGAAAGAAGATATCCTGCATTTGGTAACCTTGTACCTCGTGATGTGGCGTCTCGTAACGCTAAAAACATGTGTGACGATGGCAAAGGGGTTTCTAAATCAGGCTTAGCAGTATTTCTTGATTTTGCTGATGCTATTAAAAGAGATGGCAGAAGCACTATAGAAGGAAAATACGGTAACTTGTTTGACATGTATCAGCAAATTACCGGTGAAAATCCTTACGAAACACCGATGATGATCTATCCTGCTGTTCACTACACCATGGGTGGACTTTGGGTAGACTATAACCTGATGACTACCGTAGACGGTTTATACTCTCTCGGAGAATGTAACTTCTCTGATCACGGAGCTAACCGATTAGGAGCCAGTGCATTAATGCAAGGTTTAGCAGACGGATACTTCGTAATTCCTTACACTATCGGCGATTACTTAGCGAAAATGTCTTATGATAAGGTACCTACTGATCATGAAGCATTTAAACAAGCTGAAGCTGATGTAAAAGGCAAAATCGAAAAACTGCTTTCTATAAAAGGAGAAAAAACCGTTGATGATTTCCACAAAGCACTAGGAAATATTATGTGGGAATACTGCGGTATGTCTAGAAACGAAGCTGGCCTGAAAAAGGCAAAAGTAGAAATACAAAAATTAAGAGAGGAATTCTGGCAAAATGTTAATGTGATTGGATCAAGCGATGAATTAAACATCAGTCTTGAAAAAGCTAACAGGGTGGCTGATTTCCTTGAATTGGGTGAATTAATGGTAGATGATGCACTCCACAGATCTGAGTCTTGTGGTGGTCATTTCCGTGAAGAATCACAAACCGAAGAAGGAGAGGCTAAAAGAAAAGATGATGAATTTTCTTTTGTTTCAGCTTGGGAATATACTGGCCCTGAAGCTCCTGCTACCTTACATAAGGAAGAACTGGTTTTTGAAAATGTTAAATTGACCCAAAGAAGCTATAAATAA
- a CDS encoding M48 family metallopeptidase translates to MAPNIILYIILGIITIDFAVDQLLDYLNHKSKRVDLPEEIASFYDEEKYKKSQEYQKVSGRFSFITSSFSFIISFLMLSLGGFGYIDQLLRPYFENEIWLALANFGVLYVVSDVINIPFQWYSTFVIEERFGFNKTTPKTFVLDKIKGYALSAVLGVVLVGALLYLILNIGENFWLYFWLVASVFILFVNMFYTSLILPLFNKLTPLEDGELKSAIQAYSEKIAFPLDSIYVIDGSKRSNKANAFFSGLGKKKKIVLYDTLINNHTTEELVAVLAHEVGHFKKKHIIYGFAISIMQIGVMLFVMSTMIYNENLSLALGAEQMGVHLNLLAFGLLYSPISTLLGIAMNIFSRKNEYEADAYARETYDGDALATALKKLSVDNLSNLYPHPAYVFVNYSHPPLLARLAAIKNEK, encoded by the coding sequence ATGGCACCAAATATTATTCTTTATATTATTTTAGGAATTATTACTATAGACTTTGCGGTAGATCAGCTTTTAGATTACCTCAATCATAAGTCTAAGAGGGTGGATTTGCCTGAAGAAATAGCTTCATTTTATGATGAAGAGAAGTATAAAAAGTCTCAGGAATACCAGAAAGTCTCTGGCAGATTTTCATTTATTACCTCATCCTTTAGTTTTATCATTTCATTTTTAATGCTTTCGCTTGGTGGTTTTGGTTATATCGATCAGCTGCTGAGGCCGTATTTTGAAAATGAAATATGGCTGGCATTAGCCAATTTTGGAGTTTTATATGTGGTGTCTGATGTTATTAACATCCCATTTCAATGGTATAGCACGTTTGTGATAGAAGAGCGTTTCGGCTTTAATAAAACTACACCTAAAACTTTTGTGCTGGATAAAATAAAGGGATACGCGCTTTCTGCCGTGCTGGGAGTGGTGCTGGTGGGTGCCTTATTATATCTGATATTGAATATCGGTGAGAACTTCTGGTTGTATTTTTGGCTGGTGGCTTCTGTGTTTATCTTGTTTGTAAATATGTTTTACACTTCACTTATTCTTCCTCTTTTTAATAAGCTAACGCCGTTAGAAGATGGTGAACTCAAAAGTGCAATACAGGCTTATAGCGAGAAGATAGCTTTTCCGTTAGACAGTATTTATGTAATAGATGGATCAAAAAGATCTAACAAGGCAAATGCATTCTTTTCTGGTTTAGGAAAGAAGAAAAAAATAGTGTTATATGATACTTTAATTAATAACCATACCACAGAAGAGCTTGTGGCGGTACTGGCTCACGAGGTGGGACATTTTAAGAAAAAGCACATTATTTACGGCTTTGCTATTTCTATTATGCAAATAGGAGTAATGCTATTCGTTATGTCTACGATGATTTATAATGAAAACCTTTCTCTTGCTCTTGGTGCCGAGCAAATGGGCGTGCATTTAAATTTATTGGCTTTCGGTCTATTATATTCTCCTATTAGTACCTTGCTGGGCATAGCTATGAATATTTTTAGCAGAAAAAATGAGTATGAAGCCGATGCTTATGCGAGAGAAACATATGATGGAGATGCTTTGGCTACCGCATTAAAGAAACTCTCCGTAGATAATTTAAGTAATTTATATCCGCACCCGGCATATGTTTTTGTAAATTACTCGCATCCACCACTTTTGGCCAGGTTGGCGGCTATAAAGAATGAAAAGTAG
- a CDS encoding DUF4178 domain-containing protein, with protein sequence MGLFDNFFKKKEKEPHYDSTDIRVQDLDVGFVFDYDLSTWEVNNIYEYDWGDNYFTREYKISNGEKSLFLSLEEDDELELSVSSKIKVRALGSEVVDKLMTEQKPPSEITYDGRTYYLEEESPGYFHDIGRSDDWEEFVSWDYEDDKGEYILTVEQWGEKEFEASAGKYIKEFEISNILPSGDT encoded by the coding sequence ATGGGCTTGTTTGATAACTTCTTTAAGAAAAAAGAGAAAGAGCCTCACTATGATAGCACAGATATCAGAGTGCAGGACTTAGATGTTGGGTTTGTATTCGATTATGACCTTTCTACCTGGGAGGTGAATAATATTTATGAATACGACTGGGGCGATAATTACTTTACCAGAGAGTATAAAATTAGTAACGGAGAAAAATCACTCTTTTTGTCTTTAGAAGAAGATGATGAGCTCGAACTTTCTGTTTCATCAAAAATAAAAGTAAGGGCGCTAGGCTCTGAGGTGGTAGATAAGCTTATGACTGAGCAAAAGCCCCCTTCTGAGATCACTTATGATGGCAGAACTTATTATCTGGAAGAAGAATCTCCCGGATATTTTCATGATATAGGCAGAAGTGATGATTGGGAAGAGTTTGTGTCTTGGGATTATGAAGATGATAAGGGAGAGTACATCCTTACCGTGGAGCAATGGGGAGAGAAGGAGTTTGAGGCTTCAGCAGGTAAATACATAAAAGAATTTGAAATCTCTAATATTTTACCTTCGGGCGATACATGA
- a CDS encoding ATP-binding response regulator, which translates to METINILVIEDSKDDFYLMERILKKNQIPCSLHCVDTRDEFLDALHESNPNLIISDHAMANFSSMDALQICHKERRSVPFLVVTGTLPEETAKSLLALGVDNYVLKKDLDLLPDVVKQALSKHRSWVSSGVKNLTAEAMSMPKIDTNSFALKFTKYLNEKIQSIDGMTNLMQNEALCAKYRNFQYREIKSQTQQMRYVSHCIKEMAELKLSEVNSDVINLRLLTTNVWFELLESRFFDVVMVNNISEDLTWQGDVKVLKVILRHIFRNSMLFKDTAKELNRMTLTAVKQNNYIILEIDDNGIGIEKDAIPNVFDVFYSADADYKTVGIGLYIVKELLDELGGEMRITSEPKVGTTIQLLLPQYS; encoded by the coding sequence ATGGAAACTATAAATATTCTCGTAATAGAAGACTCTAAAGACGACTTCTATTTGATGGAACGGATTCTGAAAAAGAATCAGATTCCTTGCTCTCTACATTGTGTAGACACCAGGGATGAGTTCCTGGACGCCCTTCATGAATCAAATCCTAATTTGATTATTTCGGATCATGCTATGGCAAATTTTAGCAGCATGGATGCTTTGCAGATTTGCCATAAAGAACGCAGAAGTGTTCCTTTTTTAGTGGTTACTGGCACGCTGCCTGAGGAGACAGCCAAGTCACTGTTAGCACTAGGGGTGGATAACTATGTTCTTAAGAAAGATCTTGATCTCTTACCAGATGTGGTGAAACAAGCACTCAGTAAGCATAGAAGCTGGGTGAGCAGTGGAGTGAAAAACCTAACTGCAGAAGCTATGTCAATGCCTAAAATAGACACCAATTCTTTTGCATTAAAATTTACGAAATACCTGAATGAAAAAATTCAATCTATTGATGGTATGACTAATCTGATGCAGAATGAAGCGTTGTGTGCTAAGTATCGGAATTTCCAATACAGAGAAATTAAGTCGCAAACGCAGCAAATGCGTTATGTAAGCCATTGTATAAAAGAAATGGCAGAATTGAAGCTTTCTGAAGTAAACAGTGATGTTATTAACCTCAGGTTGCTTACTACTAATGTATGGTTCGAATTGCTGGAAAGTCGCTTTTTTGATGTTGTAATGGTAAATAACATTTCAGAAGATCTTACCTGGCAGGGGGATGTAAAAGTGTTGAAGGTGATATTAAGACATATTTTTAGAAATAGTATGCTTTTTAAAGATACCGCCAAAGAGCTTAACCGTATGACACTTACGGCAGTAAAACAGAATAACTACATTATTCTGGAAATCGATGATAATGGAATTGGTATTGAAAAGGATGCTATTCCTAATGTATTTGATGTTTTTTATAGTGCTGATGCAGATTACAAGACTGTAGGCATTGGTTTATACATAGTTAAGGAATTGCTGGATGAGCTAGGTGGAGAAATGCGTATTACCAGTGAACCCAAAGTAGGCACTACTATCCAGCTGTTATTACCCCAATATAGCTGA
- a CDS encoding potassium channel family protein codes for MKKWKYYILASLAYIGIICLIGVVEQQSPDANIKSISDAFWYAIVTLTTVGYGDFYPVTPIGKVVGLIVIIGSIGVLGYVIGEITSKFNRYMEKKKYGFWGTDFEGHYIIIGWNPFGRQVAEQIFNSGHKIAFVVNSKADVDLIKDVFPGDNCFCLFADYYNMEAYEKVNIKKTKGVFVNFEEDTKTLVFVLNLKKAYPNSNIVVTCINPELKDTFVNAGIRYVISQSEVASRLVASYIFEPFVASYTEDLITTSISGFDSDIQQYRILKDNKLAGAEYMDAFHELKEKFNAVAIGMVSHGQIIKNPNKGQIINAGDYLILISDGNTKSKLETIFGVKEGE; via the coding sequence ATGAAAAAATGGAAATACTACATATTAGCATCATTAGCCTACATCGGCATTATTTGCCTGATCGGGGTGGTAGAACAACAATCGCCAGATGCTAATATTAAGAGTATTTCAGATGCCTTTTGGTATGCTATAGTTACGCTAACCACCGTGGGGTACGGAGATTTTTATCCTGTTACACCAATAGGGAAAGTGGTAGGTTTAATTGTAATTATAGGTAGTATAGGCGTATTAGGCTATGTAATAGGCGAAATCACCAGTAAATTTAATCGGTATATGGAAAAGAAAAAATATGGTTTCTGGGGTACAGACTTTGAAGGACACTATATCATCATTGGTTGGAATCCCTTTGGTCGGCAGGTGGCAGAGCAAATATTTAACTCTGGCCATAAAATCGCTTTTGTAGTTAACTCAAAAGCAGATGTAGACCTGATCAAAGATGTGTTTCCGGGAGATAATTGCTTCTGCCTGTTTGCTGATTATTATAATATGGAAGCCTATGAAAAGGTGAACATAAAAAAGACTAAAGGCGTATTTGTAAACTTTGAAGAAGATACTAAAACGCTGGTATTTGTGCTTAACCTTAAAAAGGCATATCCTAATAGTAATATTGTAGTTACCTGTATTAATCCGGAACTCAAAGATACTTTTGTGAATGCAGGCATTCGCTATGTCATCTCGCAGAGCGAAGTAGCCTCTCGCCTGGTGGCTAGCTATATATTTGAGCCTTTTGTGGCTTCTTATACTGAAGACCTTATTACAACCAGTATCTCGGGATTTGATTCTGATATTCAGCAATATAGAATTTTGAAAGATAATAAGCTGGCCGGGGCGGAGTATATGGATGCTTTTCATGAACTCAAAGAGAAGTTTAATGCAGTAGCCATTGGTATGGTGAGCCACGGACAAATCATAAAGAACCCTAACAAAGGGCAGATCATTAATGCCGGAGATTACCTTATCCTTATCTCTGATGGAAATACAAAATCTAAACTCGAGACTATTTTTGGGGTGAAGGAAGGGGAGTGA
- a CDS encoding S-adenosylmethionine decarboxylase: MEHITPEHKSLTAHIYSLRLWVKTIEPEYLKITFDKLLNSTEFKVLNFSEYFFPVQGYTAIWLLAESHLAIHTFPQNGWSYIELSGCNKEKTNLFKEQVQFMDFEMKWETPEMTESCPGSS, from the coding sequence ATGGAGCATATTACACCAGAACATAAATCATTAACGGCGCATATCTACAGCCTTAGGTTATGGGTAAAGACCATAGAGCCGGAATATTTGAAAATTACTTTTGATAAGTTGCTCAATAGCACTGAATTTAAAGTGCTTAACTTCTCGGAGTATTTCTTTCCGGTTCAGGGATACACGGCTATATGGCTGCTGGCAGAATCTCACCTGGCTATTCACACTTTCCCTCAAAACGGCTGGAGTTATATAGAGCTCAGCGGCTGTAACAAGGAGAAGACTAACCTGTTTAAAGAGCAGGTTCAGTTTATGGATTTTGAAATGAAATGGGAAACCCCTGAGATGACTGAGAGTTGTCCGGGGTCTTCATGA
- a CDS encoding polyamine aminopropyltransferase, with protein sequence MLGRRSTLLKAAIFATGFSGVVAEYILSTLATYFLGDSIFQWVMIISLMLFSMGVGSRISKAFNQHLLKWFLFVEFALSLLVSFAPLSVYTMSAWSTSYETLIYVLSIGIGTLIGMEVPLVVRINNEFEELKYNISGILENDYYGSLLGGVFFAFIGLPVLGLMYTPFVLGLVNLLVAIALIISLRKVMSDSDKKVLLPSASAILVILVVGSLVTKPIIIYGEQSKYKDKVIFTEQTAYQRIVMTQWKDDYWLYLNGNQQLSTRDEVMYHEPLVHPALTLHPHPENVLILGGGDGCAAREILKYPSVKNITLVDLDPAMTELGQNNPILKELNHNSLDNEKVKVINTDGYQYIQKDTSFYDAIFIDLPDPRTVELGRLYSYEFYKSCYKLLRPQGVIVTQAGSPYFATKAFKCIVKTMKEAGFNTVPLHNQVVTMGEWGWSLGQKASPYDDLKGTLQKLQFSVDTQWIDHEAMQLITSFGKDIYVGDNKGPVKINRIHDPVLYKYYLKGNWDLY encoded by the coding sequence ATGCTTGGTCGTAGATCAACGCTTTTAAAAGCAGCCATTTTTGCTACTGGTTTTTCAGGCGTAGTAGCCGAATACATACTTTCTACACTCGCTACCTATTTTTTAGGAGATTCTATTTTTCAGTGGGTTATGATTATCTCGCTGATGCTTTTCTCCATGGGGGTTGGTAGCCGCATAAGTAAAGCCTTTAATCAGCATTTGCTTAAATGGTTTCTATTTGTGGAGTTTGCCTTGTCATTATTGGTTTCTTTTGCGCCACTTTCGGTGTATACCATGTCAGCATGGAGTACTTCATATGAAACATTGATATATGTTCTGTCTATAGGCATAGGCACACTCATAGGTATGGAAGTACCTTTGGTTGTACGTATCAATAATGAGTTTGAAGAGCTGAAGTATAATATTTCAGGAATACTTGAAAATGACTATTATGGAAGCCTTTTAGGAGGTGTTTTCTTTGCTTTTATAGGTTTGCCTGTATTAGGGCTTATGTATACGCCATTTGTATTAGGGTTGGTAAATCTTCTGGTAGCTATAGCTTTAATTATTTCTTTAAGAAAGGTGATGAGCGATTCAGATAAAAAAGTATTACTGCCTTCGGCTTCAGCCATTTTAGTTATTCTGGTGGTAGGGTCATTAGTTACCAAGCCTATTATTATATATGGAGAACAGTCTAAATATAAAGATAAGGTAATATTTACTGAGCAGACGGCCTATCAAAGAATAGTAATGACTCAGTGGAAAGATGATTATTGGCTGTACCTAAACGGTAATCAGCAGCTTTCTACCAGAGATGAAGTGATGTACCATGAGCCTTTGGTGCACCCGGCACTCACCTTGCATCCGCACCCTGAAAACGTGCTGATATTAGGTGGTGGAGATGGTTGTGCTGCCAGAGAGATTCTGAAGTACCCTAGCGTTAAAAATATTACTTTGGTAGATCTTGATCCTGCTATGACGGAGTTAGGGCAAAATAACCCTATACTCAAAGAGCTGAATCATAACTCTCTTGATAATGAGAAGGTAAAGGTGATTAATACAGATGGCTATCAGTATATTCAAAAGGATACCTCTTTTTATGATGCTATTTTTATTGACTTGCCAGACCCTCGTACTGTGGAGCTAGGCAGGCTGTATAGTTATGAGTTTTATAAAAGCTGTTATAAGTTGCTCAGGCCTCAGGGAGTAATTGTAACTCAGGCCGGAAGTCCTTATTTTGCGACTAAAGCCTTTAAGTGCATAGTAAAGACTATGAAAGAGGCAGGCTTTAACACTGTTCCATTGCATAATCAGGTAGTTACTATGGGCGAATGGGGGTGGAGTTTAGGTCAAAAAGCCAGTCCTTATGATGATCTGAAAGGTACACTTCAAAAACTGCAGTTTTCTGTAGATACTCAGTGGATAGACCACGAAGCCATGCAGCTGATCACCTCATTTGGGAAAGATATTTATGTAGGAGACAATAAGGGGCCGGTTAAAATTAACCGAATACATGATCCGGTGCTTTATAAATATTACTTAAAAGGAAACTGGGATTTATACTAA
- a CDS encoding YbjN domain-containing protein yields the protein MSANFDKVKSFLLELEFTLLHEDPQEELFVVEKDGSGIANLIIDCEDPILIIEGVLFEINNKSLELFEELLKKNREIIHGAFVLDESGSKVLFRDTLQLENLDLNELEGTLNSLELLLSEYAADIIEFSKN from the coding sequence ATGAGTGCAAATTTTGATAAAGTAAAATCGTTTTTGTTGGAGCTTGAGTTTACGCTGCTTCATGAAGACCCTCAAGAAGAATTATTTGTAGTGGAAAAAGATGGCTCAGGTATAGCCAACCTTATTATTGACTGCGAAGACCCTATTTTAATTATAGAAGGGGTGCTTTTTGAAATAAACAACAAGTCATTAGAGCTTTTTGAAGAGCTGCTTAAGAAGAACAGAGAGATTATTCATGGTGCTTTTGTTTTGGATGAGTCCGGATCTAAAGTGCTATTTAGAGATACTTTACAGCTGGAGAATCTTGATCTTAATGAGCTGGAAGGAACGCTAAACTCATTAGAGTTATTGCTAAGTGAGTATGCAGCTGATATAATAGAATTTTCAAAAAATTAA
- a CDS encoding DUF350 domain-containing protein gives MSLSEFSFVVYEAIIYIALAFIFFLIGKFVYQLIHNTINVKEELVKKDNLAFSLSHVGYFVGLLIAIGSAIVGPSQGLWNDVIVISIYGALAIVLLNVSIIITDRVLLSRFSVRKEIIEDQNEGTGIVEGAVSIASGLIIFGAVTGESSSISAGIISALAFWFLGQLALLLTGWVYNLITPYDIHEHIEKDNVAVGIGFAGALVAMGNLIKFGLMGEFESWGATLSEAGLEVVVGLILLPVMRYITDKILLPGENLTDEIINQEKPNIGAAIVEAFAYIGGSVLITWCL, from the coding sequence ATGAGTCTCTCTGAATTTTCATTTGTTGTATATGAGGCCATTATATACATAGCACTGGCTTTCATTTTCTTTTTAATAGGCAAGTTTGTCTATCAGTTAATACATAATACCATCAACGTAAAAGAGGAGCTGGTTAAAAAGGATAATCTGGCTTTTAGCTTATCACATGTAGGCTATTTTGTGGGATTACTTATAGCCATTGGTAGTGCTATTGTTGGTCCGTCTCAAGGACTTTGGAATGATGTCATCGTTATCTCCATCTATGGAGCCTTAGCTATAGTATTGCTCAATGTTTCTATCATTATTACAGATAGGGTGTTGCTCAGTCGTTTTTCTGTAAGAAAGGAAATAATAGAGGATCAGAATGAGGGTACAGGAATAGTAGAAGGAGCCGTTTCTATAGCTTCAGGTCTTATAATATTTGGAGCCGTAACCGGAGAAAGCAGCAGCATATCTGCGGGAATTATTTCAGCGCTTGCATTTTGGTTCTTGGGGCAGTTAGCCCTTTTACTTACTGGTTGGGTATATAACCTGATCACTCCTTATGACATCCATGAGCATATAGAAAAAGATAATGTGGCTGTGGGTATTGGTTTTGCAGGAGCGTTAGTAGCTATGGGTAACCTTATCAAATTTGGCCTGATGGGAGAGTTTGAGAGCTGGGGAGCCACCCTTTCTGAAGCTGGACTAGAAGTAGTAGTTGGTCTAATATTACTACCTGTAATGCGGTATATTACAGATAAAATTTTACTGCCTGGTGAGAATTTAACTGATGAGATTATCAATCAGGAGAAGCCAAATATTGGAGCAGCCATAGTAGAGGCCTTTGCTTATATAGGAGGTTCAGTGCTGATTACCTGGTGCTTGTAA
- a CDS encoding PspA/IM30 family protein, whose protein sequence is MGIFSRLFTIGKAETNSAIDKLEDPIKMTEQGIRDLKVDLDKSLQALAEVKAMAIRSKRELNDHKATSESYEQKAIMLLQRAEKGDLDPAEADRLATEALTRKEEATESAKRSEEEVQRFETNIAQLDANVKKLRSSITRYENELRTLKARSRVSQATQKINKQMSGIDSSSTVSMLEKMKDKVAQQEAMAEAYGDIANESKSLDDEIDSALDEKSFKASSSLEELKAKMKNKGQ, encoded by the coding sequence ATGGGAATATTTAGCAGGTTATTTACCATAGGTAAAGCCGAAACAAATTCGGCAATAGATAAATTAGAAGACCCTATCAAAATGACTGAGCAGGGCATAAGAGACCTTAAAGTGGATCTTGATAAGAGTCTACAAGCCTTAGCAGAGGTAAAAGCGATGGCTATTAGAAGTAAGAGAGAGCTTAATGACCATAAAGCTACTTCAGAATCTTACGAGCAAAAGGCTATTATGCTTTTACAAAGAGCTGAAAAAGGTGATTTAGATCCTGCTGAGGCTGATAGGTTAGCTACTGAAGCACTTACCAGAAAAGAAGAGGCTACAGAAAGTGCCAAAAGAAGTGAAGAAGAGGTGCAAAGATTTGAGACCAACATAGCTCAGTTAGATGCTAACGTAAAGAAGTTGAGATCTTCTATCACCAGATATGAAAATGAATTGCGTACGCTAAAAGCACGTTCACGCGTGAGCCAGGCTACTCAAAAAATCAATAAGCAAATGTCAGGCATAGACAGCTCTAGTACAGTGAGTATGCTAGAAAAAATGAAAGACAAAGTAGCGCAGCAAGAGGCTATGGCAGAGGCTTATGGAGACATCGCTAATGAAAGCAAAAGTCTTGATGATGAGATAGACTCTGCTCTTGATGAGAAATCATTTAAAGCGTCTTCTTCATTAGAAGAGCTGAAAGCTAAGATGAAAAATAAAGGACAGTAA
- a CDS encoding glucose 1-dehydrogenase, producing the protein MNRLDGKVALITGGNSGIGLATARLFVQQGAKVAITGRRQVALDEAMALIGENAISILADASSISANKEAIKQTVEAFGKIDILFLNAGIAKFLPISHISEEHFDEHFNTNVKGPFFTIKEALPYMNDGGTIISNTSVAGGKGYVGTSVYAATKAALRSLSRVLANELAAKNIRTMSIAPGPVTTAIFSKMKLSNEEFDVMEQQFLDQVPLGRFGSCDEIAETVLFMASDAASYINGIELNVDGGMSQV; encoded by the coding sequence ATGAATAGATTAGACGGAAAAGTAGCTTTAATAACCGGAGGAAATAGCGGAATAGGTCTGGCCACGGCCAGGCTTTTTGTACAACAAGGAGCTAAGGTGGCCATTACTGGTCGGCGGCAGGTAGCATTAGATGAAGCCATGGCACTTATCGGAGAGAATGCTATTTCTATTTTAGCAGATGCCTCCAGCATTTCTGCCAATAAAGAGGCCATAAAGCAGACTGTAGAAGCATTTGGCAAGATCGATATTCTCTTCTTAAATGCAGGAATAGCCAAGTTCTTACCCATCAGCCATATTTCTGAAGAGCACTTTGATGAACATTTTAACACGAATGTAAAAGGGCCATTTTTCACCATAAAAGAAGCCTTGCCTTACATGAATGATGGCGGCACCATTATTAGCAATACTTCTGTAGCCGGCGGTAAGGGATATGTAGGCACTAGTGTATATGCCGCCACCAAAGCCGCCTTACGCTCTCTAAGTAGAGTCCTGGCCAATGAGCTGGCAGCTAAAAACATCAGAACCATGAGCATAGCTCCAGGACCAGTAACCACGGCCATATTCAGTAAAATGAAGCTCAGTAATGAAGAGTTCGATGTGATGGAACAGCAGTTTTTAGATCAGGTACCGCTGGGCCGCTTTGGCTCCTGCGATGAGATAGCTGAAACCGTGCTCTTTATGGCTTCTGATGCGGCCTCTTATATAAATGGAATAGAGCTGAATGTAGATGGAGGCATGAGTCAAGTATAA